The following is a genomic window from Butyricimonas faecihominis.
AGGTGGTTAGCGAGGCGGGATTGTTTCTTCGTTCGACGAGTAACTATATCGTGGGGATGGATGGGAATGTGTCTTATGCCACAATTTCTTCGCTTGTCTTCGGCGATGTAAAAGCGGATAGCTTGGAAGCGATCGTGTTACCCGGGAATAATCCGGGGCTTCGTGCAATAGGTGTTGATGGTATCTTGGGAGCTAATGCTTTTTCGGATTTTGTCGTAACATTTGATGCGAAGACGAAAACCATCATGATCGAGAAATCGGTTATCAGAGAGGAAGGAGATTGGATGCCGATGAAACTATGGGATGGCCTTCCCTTGCTGGCACTCAAATTGCGTGGAAAGGAAGAGTTATACGATGTTCCGGGGGTATTTGATAGTGGAAGTAGTATGGGGGCTTTTGGTTTGCCTTCGGTGAAAGGTTTCGAGGAGTGGACAGCTGCCGGGCTTATCGATAGCGTGGAAGAGGGGCAGGGAACTACCACGCTTATGCTTGGGGGACGGGTAGGTATGGATAAATTGTATCGGGGTGAATTGAAAGAATGTCATATCGGGAACGGAGTTTTTTCTGGAATCCCGGTATATACAGGTGGCATTGACTATCTGTTACTTTGTTTTAAAATCACGGATCTCGGTAAATTGACACTGGATTATCCGAACAAACGTTTTAGTTTTACAGCCTACGAGGGTGCTGCCGTTTGGGAAGGGGATCAACGTCCCGTGACCACGGCCGTGATTAACGGGGAACTCAAGATTACGGCGGTGTGGGGTAAGGAAGCCCTTGAAAAGATTGCCCCCGGCTACACGGTGACGGCTCTTGATGGTAAACCGACCAATAAAGTACCCCCCGGGATACCCAATATTGACGTGTTTATCGGGATGGTTAAGGCCAAGACGGTTACGGTTCGGGATATGGATGGGAATGAACTGACCCTGCCTGCAACCTTATTTTTGGCGGAATGAGAAAAATTTATATATGATTTTTTGAAATTGATGCGACCATTTTCCTCTAATTCCGTATTACATTTGTAGTATAAATCGGAATTAACAGGAAGATTAGATGATTTAGTGATTGATTTTTTAATGTAAATACAATGAAACGAGTAAATTTATTCATTCTTTTAGTTGCTGGAACATTATTATTCTTTGGTTGTAAGGATAAGACAAAAAACGAGGCTTCTGGGAATGCGGAAACAAAATCTACGGTCACGGTCGGATTGAGGTCGGCTAATACTGATACATTGAGAGCGACGAGTATAGATTCATTACGTCATCCCTGTCGGGGATGTCTGGATACGATTACTGAAATCCCGTATGATATTCCGGCACAGCGATTCGATGAAACGGCACAGGCTTTGGCTCATGCCACGGGATGTTTTATCGAGACGGATTTGGCAAAGACGGGTAGCGTGAAAGTAAATGCCGTGAAAGGTAAAATGAGTATCCGGGATGCGATTCGCGTAGCAATTAAAGGTACGAAACTGCAAATCACCGAAGAAAAACCGGATCGTCTGAAAGTAGAGATTGTTGAAGAATAGGCGTTGCAAAAATCATCAGCTCCTTGTTGGGGTTCTCCGGGGAGCTGATGAAGTCAATCAAAATTATCTTTTACCATTTGTTCTCCGAATAGCCGGACTCGTACTTCCCGGATACGGTGGTCATATTGTTCGTGGGGGAGTCCTCCTTTTATAGCCATCTGCTTCATGGCTGAGTATTGCTTTATTTCTATTTCACCTAAGCGATAATCCTGTAAGCTATATCCTTCGTTTGTAGCTCTTTGGACAAACATTTCATGGGCTCTTTCGAGACAGGCGATAGCCTCGGTACATTGTTGCTTGATGGGGAAATTATCTTTTTCCAAGGTTTCGATCTCTACCAATAGATCGTGCATCCGTTGTTTGTTTTCTTCTTCTGTCATGGTGTGATATTTAATTATTCCTCAGAAAACGGTGTAAACGCTCTTGGTAAGAACGCTTGTATATTTGCTTTCCCGTTTCTATACTTTTGATGATCCGCGGACTCAAACCGGTATCATCTGTCAAATCCTGTTGGGTCAAACCAAGCAAAGTACGACGGTTCTTTAATAAGTTGATAGAAATCCATAGTGCAATATATTTCCCTTTTAGTGCAAATTTGCGATAAAAATGGGATAATTCAACCGTTTTGGACAGTCCCAATTTATATCCTAATCTAACCCAGATAAAGTGGTAATCTAACCGAGATTATCTCACTTAAGCAGAGCTTATTCGAAGCTTTCACAGAACTTAAATATTGTGGAATGTGGGAGCTACGTGTAAGCTTCGAGGGTTCTTCGAATAAGTGGGATTATTTGGGTAACTTCTCCTTAGGTTCTCTTTAGGTTCTCCTTGTACTCCTGCTTGGAATTAGAGTTTTTACCCCGTAATAACATCGTGATAATACTGTAATAATCTCACGTGACTATTATACCGTCCTTTCAGTACTCTTTCCGGTATATTGGGAATGGGTTATGAAAGGGCGATGAAAGGGCAATGAAAGGGGCGGGGGAGATTATAACGATAGTAAAAGGGTGGCTTATCCCTGTTTTATCCCTGTTGATGTTTTCTAATAATAAAAACGGATGAATCATTGATTTTTGTTCACTAATTAGTTATCTTTGTAAAAGCAAAAATACTTGTTATGGCAGAAAAAAGAGAATATGTTCGCCAAGTAGTAGCGTATGCAAATTATTTTAAGGATTTCAAAAAGACTTTATCTCGGAATACTTTGCGTAAAATCTACCAGATTTTTATTTATATAATGACGTTAGAGCAGGTCCCGGAGATATTTCTTAAGGCAGTTGTTGGGGTGCATGGGCTTTTTGAAGTTAGAGTTGAAGAGGGTGGTAATATTTATCGAATTTTTTGTTGTATGGACGAGGGTAATTTGGTGATATTGTTTAATGGTTTTCAGAAGAAAACGCAGAAAGCACCTCTCAGGGAGATAGAACGAGCTAAACGGATTATGAATGAATATTTTGCTAGTAAAGACAGGAAAGGAGAATAAAATGATGAGTAATGATGAATTGAAAGCAATAGGATGTACTCCGATTGAGGATTTAATCACGGAAGATTTTGGTGCTATCGGGACGGAAGAACGTAATGAATTTGAAAATGGTTGTGAGGCATTCATTATAGGGGAGCAATTAAAAGCGGAGCGTTTGAAAGCGGGCATGACGCAGGAGCAACTTGCAGCTAAAATAGGAACAAAAAAAAGTTATATTTCCCGTATCGAAAATGGACATGCAGATATTCAGCTTTCCACGTTGTTTAAGATATTTCAAGGGCTTGGACGTAAAATTAGTTTTACTATAATGTAATTTCATAAATCCCTTGTTCCCAAACGAGGTGAGTAGTTTATTACTTCACCATATGTTTCCGTAAAATAAGAATCGCCTCCCCCCGGCGTTTGTTATAGACGGTTTGGAGGGCGAGGCCCAATAAGTATATTATCTGGTCCAAGAAAGTCTATCAATGAGCCTCTCTTTCACAACTAGATATGCCTCTTGGGGGTTGAATGAAATCTCCGGTCGCAGTAATAATTGTGAGTCACCAAGGAAATCTGGATCTTGTATTTTCTCCTCCATGTTGAGAATAAATTGTTTGTAGGTGGGTGGCTGTTGTACTGTAAACCTCATATACTTGTGATAGCAGCGAATCACGTCATCTGGATTTACATCCGTTTGTTTTAATGCAACGTACAGATCAAATAAATCACGCCCTTTCTTTCGTTGATAGAGCGCACGTAATTTCGTCCCCAATAATTCAGCAAATTGGTAGGTAGTAATCTTACAGGAACCGGAAAACCATTTATTTCCGACCGAGAAAGGAACTTCTACCAGGCCCATTTCAGTGAAATGCTCAAAGCAGTTTATCTCCAGTTTCAAACGAATCGGCATGACGGGAGGTATTTCGGATTCCATACGAAATAGCATGGTGTTATTATATCGTTTCTGTTTTGTTACTTTATTTGGCATAAAATCAAGAACTTCGCCTAGTCGGGACATGATGGATTTTATGGGGCCGGCAGTTATTTGTACCAGATCAATATCTTCACTATATCGAGGCTGAGGGGAAAGATATAATTTATGAAGAGCCGTACCTCCACGGAAAGCCAGTTGATTTCGCAGAAAGTTATCGTTAAAAATAGCCACGAGACAACGTGAAATCAGTAAATCCTGTTCCACTTGAGCATTGTCCGTCCAAGGTACTTGTGCGCCCCATTCTTGTATCGCTGATCTGTTTATCATATATCGTCTATTTCTATTGTTTGATTAATAATAATTTTCCATTTGTTGTTTCGTTTGTTTCCACGGATGGGCAGACAATGTGCAAGAGGTGTATAGCCGGGCTTTTTGTTTAGTAGACATAATTGCTGATACAGCATCTCGGCCTGTTTTGTCTCTTCCAGTATATAATCCAATATATATCCGAGTCGTTGAATCGATGTTAATGAGGCTGTCTGAAATAAAGTATTTGAGTTTTTGGAGAAGTCGATAGTTTCTACTAATTCAGAAAGAACTGTGGCGGCAACGGACAATCCTCCTATCTGATGCTCGAATTGTACGAGGTCAACAGCTGTCAATTCAGCTGATGAATAATGAATTATCCCGGTTTCGGAATTCTTGCTGCAAAGTAAATTTTCGGGAATATCTTTTCTATAATTCCAAACGATAAGGTTGTTTTTCCGTGCAGATGTTGTTACCACGGGGCGTAAAGTCGTGACAGAGAAGCGTTGAGGGCGCTGGTGGGCTGCACCATGAATTTCCGCTGCACTGAGTAAACTGATATAATAAGGTTTAGCGAGATATTCCATCAGTTGGTCGATATAATAAGTGGGGGGAACGATACCACGAACTGAATATTGTATCGGAATCACGGTATAAAAGCTTTTGTAAACTGATTGGATAATTTTTTGCCTTGACAGACGGTACAACTCGTTCATGATATGTTGTTCGGGCATGTCACTAAAATTGACTTTTACATCTCGATATGAGAATGTGGGCTTACCAAGGCTTTCTTGTTGTTTTATCCAATTTCTTATAGTCATATCAATATAATTTGTTGTAAAGATAATCATTTTTTGATTAGGGTTGCAATAAATTATGGACAATTACTTCACCATATGTTTCCGCAAAATAAGAATAGCCTCCCGGCGTTTGTTGTAGACGGTTTGGAGGGCGAGGCCCAGTTGTGTGGCGATTTCTTCGGGTTTCCAGCCTTCGAGGTACATGCGGATAACCGTGGCGTAATCGTCGGGCAGGAATTTTAGTGATTCGTACAGGGAATGAAATAATTCCACTTGCTCGATGTCTTCCGAAAATTCGTTTTCAATTTTACTCTCCAGTTCGAAACGTTGCTGGTATCCCAGATGCTTGATTTTATTTTTGTAGGCATTCTTCAACGCGATAAAGCAAAATGTTTTGATGTAAGGGATCGACGAGAATTGGACGGATTCCCGGAGCCATATATCGGTGAAAATATCTTGGATAACGTCCTCTGCCGGAAGATTCAACGGGTTGAAAATGTGGGTTGCGTATAGGTATAATTCTCTATATATCATTCGATAAACGATACTAAACGCTTTCGGGTTTCGCCGATTAAAAGATTCCAAAAGGATTATATCGTCCTGTTTTGACATACATCCAATATAGATTTATTTGTGCAAATGTAAATCTTTTTTGAAAATAATCACTTTTCTACGGTAGTTTTTCCTGTTTCAGTTTATATATGTGTAAAAAGATATAGATATGAAAACTGAAAAAGATATAGAAGAAATGCTGGATAACGTGAAAATCCCTTCGGATGAAGAGGTTGAGGCCGCGGGGGTGCGATTCGATCGGCGGCTGCGTCGTGTGAGAATGCGCCGTCGGATCATTTGGAGCGGGAGTTCCGTGGCGGCGGTGCTGTGTTGTGGGCTCGTGTTTGCCTCGTTGTGGGTACGTGAAAAGGAAGAGGTGCCTGAGGTGACAAAAGTGGTCAGCGTGATCAAGATGGATCACGATTTTGCCGTGCCGACATTGATTCTGGCGGACGGGAATAGTTTGAATCTGAAAGGGAAAAAGATGGATTCCGTTGTTCAGAAATCGAACATTCAGATTGCGAATAACCATATCATGTATGATACGGCAAGGACTGCTCGTGAAATTGCGTACAACACTCTGATCATCCCTGCCGGGTTCACGTATAACGTGACGCTTGCTGATGGGACGGAAGTAACCCTAAATGCCGGGAGTCGTTTGAAATACCCGGAAGAGTTTGTCGGGGATTTGCGGGAGGTGGAATTGTCGGGGGAGGCTTATTTTAATGTGACGAAGTCGGGGCAACCGTTCGTGGTAAATATTGACGGTTCTAAAATCCGGGTTTACGGGACCCGGTTTAACGTGAAGGGACGTTCTCAAAAGACAGTCGAGACCGTGTTGATCGAGGGGAAGATTGGTTTTAAATCTCCCGGTCGTGATGAGATTCAAGTCATTCCCGGAGAACAGGTCGCTTATAACGTGGGGTCCGGTGATATTAAAGTGGAACGTGTGGACGTGCAATATGCCATGGCGTGGCTGAATAACGTGTTCCGCTATCGGGACAAGCCTTTGGATCTCGTGCTGGAAGATATTTCAACTTGGTACGGGGTCGAGTTTGAAGCCCGGACGGAACTGGCCCGGATTGAAATAACCATGAATTTGAGTAAAGAGACTCCGATTGACGAGGTGATTCAATTCCTTGAAGAAATGACGGATTGTAAATTTATAAAAGAAAGGGGGCATTACATCGTGAAGTAAAAAACAACAAGTAAAAAAATTATCCCGCTAGGCAGGATAATTTAGGGTAAAATCGCTATCGTATAAAATTGAGCCTTTATCCATAGCGACCATCAAACAGTAAAGTGAATTTACTATTTAATTAAATAAGTACGACAAATTTATGCAAAAAAATCACATGGGCGGTATCTCTATCGCTAAAAAAATTGTGTTGTATATATTCTTGGTATTTACAACACTAGGAGCTATACCTAGGGACACGTACGGGGCGACATCTTGTGTGTTTCAGGTCATCCAGAAGAAAGTAACCATTTCGATGAAAAATGCCACGCTGGAAACCATTCTTGCCGAAATTAACCGCCAGACGGGTATTGATTACGGTTTCCAAAGTAACGGGGCGGTAGATAAAAACCGACACTTCACCTTGGAAGTGAAGGATGTCTCCGTGGACGAGGCCTTGAAGACGTTGTTGAAAGACAGTCCATACGATTATGTACTCGAAAAAAATCGGGTCGTGATCGTGGTTAAGGAGGCAAAACCGGTACAGTTGGTAGCAGTGACCGGGCGGGTTGTGGATGAAAAAGGGAATCCCATTCCCGGAGCTACGGTGCTTATCCAAGGAACAACTCAAGGAGTGGCCACGGATGCCGAGGGACGTTACACGATCAATACCCGGCCGGAGGATGCCTTGCGGATTTCCTTCATTGGTTACAAGACAGAGGTAGTGCCGCTCAAAGGGAAAACGAAATTAAACGTTCGTTTGAATCCCACGGCCGAGAATATCGAGGAGGTAACCGTTGTGGCTTTCGGAGAGCAAAAGAAAGAGAGTGTGGTTTCGGCTATTACCACCGTGGATGCGAGAACCTTGAAATCTTCAAGTAGTGACTTGACTTCCCAGTTTGCCGGAAAAATTGCCGGTATCGTGGGATGGCAGACGGGAGGTATTCCCGGTGCGTTGACGGAAGAAGAAATGAATACCAAATTCTACATTCGTGGTATTACTTCCTTTCAATCCAAAGCCAATATCGATCCCTTAATTTTGATTGATGGGGTGGAATCGTCCAAGCTGGATCTTTCCCGTATGACACCGGAAGACATCGAGACTTTCAGTGTGATGAAAGATGCATCGGCAACTGCCATGTACGGGGCTCGTGGGGCAAACGGGGTAATCTTGATTACCTCCAAAAAAGGACAGGAAGGTAGTGTTTACACCTCTGTTCGTTACGAGGCGGTATTGAGTATGCCGACAAGGGAGATCGAGGTGGTAGACCCCATCAATTACATGAAGATGTACAATCAGGCGTTGTTGGCTCGTAACCCGGATGCCACCCCGCAATACAGCGTGGAACGCA
Proteins encoded in this region:
- a CDS encoding nucleotidyl transferase AbiEii/AbiGii toxin family protein, translating into MINRSAIQEWGAQVPWTDNAQVEQDLLISRCLVAIFNDNFLRNQLAFRGGTALHKLYLSPQPRYSEDIDLVQITAGPIKSIMSRLGEVLDFMPNKVTKQKRYNNTMLFRMESEIPPVMPIRLKLEINCFEHFTEMGLVEVPFSVGNKWFSGSCKITTYQFAELLGTKLRALYQRKKGRDLFDLYVALKQTDVNPDDVIRCYHKYMRFTVQQPPTYKQFILNMEEKIQDPDFLGDSQLLLRPEISFNPQEAYLVVKERLIDRLSWTR
- a CDS encoding FecR family protein, coding for MKTEKDIEEMLDNVKIPSDEEVEAAGVRFDRRLRRVRMRRRIIWSGSSVAAVLCCGLVFASLWVREKEEVPEVTKVVSVIKMDHDFAVPTLILADGNSLNLKGKKMDSVVQKSNIQIANNHIMYDTARTAREIAYNTLIIPAGFTYNVTLADGTEVTLNAGSRLKYPEEFVGDLREVELSGEAYFNVTKSGQPFVVNIDGSKIRVYGTRFNVKGRSQKTVETVLIEGKIGFKSPGRDEIQVIPGEQVAYNVGSGDIKVERVDVQYAMAWLNNVFRYRDKPLDLVLEDISTWYGVEFEARTELARIEITMNLSKETPIDEVIQFLEEMTDCKFIKERGHYIVK
- a CDS encoding retropepsin-like aspartic protease; the protein is MGNKMLTKNLVWRSKKCSKSVLLFLVVGLYPLLLDAALATQDSIVTSSVLNYNDSHGVPVVNVSINGRGYSFLFDTGAGMTCISDKVVSEAGLFLRSTSNYIVGMDGNVSYATISSLVFGDVKADSLEAIVLPGNNPGLRAIGVDGILGANAFSDFVVTFDAKTKTIMIEKSVIREEGDWMPMKLWDGLPLLALKLRGKEELYDVPGVFDSGSSMGAFGLPSVKGFEEWTAAGLIDSVEEGQGTTTLMLGGRVGMDKLYRGELKECHIGNGVFSGIPVYTGGIDYLLLCFKITDLGKLTLDYPNKRFSFTAYEGAAVWEGDQRPVTTAVINGELKITAVWGKEALEKIAPGYTVTALDGKPTNKVPPGIPNIDVFIGMVKAKTVTVRDMDGNELTLPATLFLAE
- a CDS encoding helix-turn-helix domain-containing protein, giving the protein MNILLVKTGKENKMMSNDELKAIGCTPIEDLITEDFGAIGTEERNEFENGCEAFIIGEQLKAERLKAGMTQEQLAAKIGTKKSYISRIENGHADIQLSTLFKIFQGLGRKISFTIM
- a CDS encoding RNA polymerase sigma factor; translated protein: MSKQDDIILLESFNRRNPKAFSIVYRMIYRELYLYATHIFNPLNLPAEDVIQDIFTDIWLRESVQFSSIPYIKTFCFIALKNAYKNKIKHLGYQQRFELESKIENEFSEDIEQVELFHSLYESLKFLPDDYATVIRMYLEGWKPEEIATQLGLALQTVYNKRREAILILRKHMVK
- a CDS encoding type II toxin-antitoxin system RelE/ParE family toxin, which translates into the protein MAEKREYVRQVVAYANYFKDFKKTLSRNTLRKIYQIFIYIMTLEQVPEIFLKAVVGVHGLFEVRVEEGGNIYRIFCCMDEGNLVILFNGFQKKTQKAPLREIERAKRIMNEYFASKDRKGE
- a CDS encoding type IV toxin-antitoxin system AbiEi family antitoxin, whose amino-acid sequence is MTIRNWIKQQESLGKPTFSYRDVKVNFSDMPEQHIMNELYRLSRQKIIQSVYKSFYTVIPIQYSVRGIVPPTYYIDQLMEYLAKPYYISLLSAAEIHGAAHQRPQRFSVTTLRPVVTTSARKNNLIVWNYRKDIPENLLCSKNSETGIIHYSSAELTAVDLVQFEHQIGGLSVAATVLSELVETIDFSKNSNTLFQTASLTSIQRLGYILDYILEETKQAEMLYQQLCLLNKKPGYTPLAHCLPIRGNKRNNKWKIIINQTIEIDDI